From Cloacibacillus sp., the proteins below share one genomic window:
- a CDS encoding AraC family transcriptional regulator gives MKEKNRAIRKLWSRKPLQCLDFLTAKNLPPSRDSSHLHHGYTISIVESGILPMNFRDFRLDLKPGDFLILGPEVPHSFNLSSQMGECSYRTVFVKEEGLSGEAKRAVENEKASVSCFSDPALWESYLNIQRGVEAGSESDISDIIKSSELLLSKMAGNTISRMIVKSSHILAVKEYLKDNFASVPNIEELAEIAHISPFYLMRLFKEEVGLSPHAYINQLRVNRAKEMMAEGLPLLQITYELGFTDQSHFSKTFLKITGVNPNRYGNVCRGT, from the coding sequence ATGAAAGAAAAAAATAGGGCCATCAGAAAACTTTGGAGCAGAAAACCGCTTCAATGCCTGGACTTTTTGACGGCGAAAAATCTGCCGCCCTCGCGCGACTCCTCGCATCTGCATCACGGCTACACCATCAGCATCGTGGAGAGCGGCATTCTGCCGATGAACTTCCGTGATTTCCGGCTGGACCTGAAACCGGGAGACTTCCTCATCCTGGGGCCGGAGGTGCCGCACAGCTTCAATCTCTCCTCACAAATGGGAGAATGCTCTTACAGGACCGTCTTTGTCAAGGAAGAGGGCCTGTCCGGAGAGGCAAAGAGAGCCGTTGAGAACGAAAAAGCCTCTGTATCATGCTTCTCCGATCCCGCGCTCTGGGAGAGCTACCTGAATATCCAGCGCGGCGTCGAAGCGGGCTCCGAGTCTGATATCAGCGACATCATCAAAAGCTCGGAGCTGCTTCTCTCAAAGATGGCCGGCAATACAATCTCGAGGATGATCGTAAAATCGTCGCACATCCTTGCCGTGAAGGAATATCTGAAGGATAACTTCGCCTCCGTGCCCAACATCGAAGAGCTGGCGGAGATCGCCCACATCAGCCCCTTTTATCTCATGAGGCTCTTTAAGGAAGAGGTCGGCCTCTCTCCGCACGCCTATATAAACCAGCTCCGCGTGAACAGGGCGAAGGAGATGATGGCGGAGGGACTTCCGCTGCTTCAGATAACCTACGAGCTCGGCTTCACCGACCAGAGCCATTTTTCAAAGACCTTCCTGAAGATAACCGGAGTCAACCCCAACCGCTACGGGAATGTCTGCCGCGGGACTTAG
- a CDS encoding glycine/betaine/sarcosine/D-proline family reductase selenoprotein B gives MTYKILHYINQFFAGIGGEDKADFEPKLVAGAVGPGAQLDKLLDGKARICATYVCGDNYFAEHTDAVLADFKKALDEYRPDIIIAGPSFYAGRYGFACGHVIRLAHETLGIPGVAGMNFESPAVEMFRDEMYIVKTGNSARAIKPALEDMAKLAEKLLEKRELGSAAEENYFHRHIRNNFFREENGGKRAVEMLLKKMKGEPFTSEYLQAIPEKVAVAKAVGDLSKATVALLNTGGIVPAGNPDKIESSSATKYGVYPIDGAERLEPGAVISIHGGYDTSFANADPNRIVPVDVMRGLEKEGVIGKLHEYYYTTAGTGASLLNGEAFGRGIAETLSKAGVDAAIMVSTUGSCTRCGAAITKEVERKGIPCAHITAIDPIAHTFGSNRVVHGVAIPHPLANPSEDGGAEYNERRALILEALEKVAK, from the coding sequence ATGACATATAAGATCCTTCACTATATAAACCAGTTCTTCGCGGGTATCGGCGGCGAGGACAAGGCCGACTTTGAACCGAAGCTGGTGGCGGGAGCTGTCGGCCCCGGCGCACAGCTGGACAAGCTCCTTGACGGCAAAGCCCGAATCTGCGCCACCTACGTCTGCGGCGACAATTATTTCGCGGAACATACCGACGCGGTGCTCGCCGATTTCAAAAAGGCGCTCGATGAATACCGGCCGGACATCATCATCGCCGGACCGTCGTTCTACGCCGGAAGATACGGCTTCGCCTGCGGCCATGTGATCAGGCTGGCGCATGAAACGCTTGGGATTCCCGGAGTCGCCGGTATGAATTTCGAGAGCCCCGCCGTGGAGATGTTCCGCGACGAGATGTATATCGTCAAGACGGGCAATTCGGCGCGCGCCATCAAACCGGCGCTCGAAGATATGGCAAAGCTCGCGGAGAAGCTGCTGGAGAAGAGGGAGCTAGGCTCCGCGGCGGAAGAGAACTACTTCCACCGTCACATCAGGAACAACTTTTTCCGCGAAGAAAACGGCGGCAAGCGGGCCGTGGAGATGCTTCTTAAAAAGATGAAGGGCGAGCCTTTCACCTCGGAATACCTTCAGGCCATTCCCGAGAAGGTGGCCGTCGCCAAAGCCGTCGGCGACCTGAGCAAGGCGACGGTCGCGCTGCTCAATACCGGCGGCATCGTACCGGCGGGAAATCCCGACAAGATAGAGAGCTCCTCCGCAACCAAATACGGCGTCTACCCGATTGACGGCGCGGAGCGCCTCGAGCCGGGCGCCGTCATCTCGATACACGGCGGGTACGACACCAGCTTCGCCAATGCCGACCCCAACCGCATCGTGCCCGTGGACGTCATGCGCGGCCTGGAAAAAGAGGGCGTCATCGGCAAGCTGCATGAGTATTACTACACCACCGCCGGCACCGGAGCGTCGCTGCTCAACGGCGAAGCCTTCGGCCGCGGCATCGCGGAGACGCTGAGCAAAGCCGGCGTCGACGCCGCGATCATGGTCTCCACCTGAGGCTCATGCACCCGCTGCGGCGCAGCGATAACCAAAGAGGTGGAGCGCAAGGGGATACCCTGCGCCCATATCACGGCGATAGACCCGATCGCCCATACATTCGGAAGCAACCGCGTCGTCCACGGAGTGGCGATACCACATCCGCTGGCTAATCCCAGCGAGGACGGCGGCGCCGAATATAACGAGCGCCGGGCCCTCATTCTTGAGGCGCTGGAGAAGGTAGCCAAATAA
- a CDS encoding glycine/sarcosine/betaine reductase component B subunit, whose protein sequence is MKLDLHKINIRGLEWGEKTTVKDGVLYVNRDEAIASCGDFPVVAGFSLHIARPGENVRIIPVKAAIEPRCKLSSEGAVFPGIVGGMKQAGIGATLALKNCAVLVTESGDEGLKCRTGGLVDMSGPAAEYTPFSKTFNLVLEAHVRPERLKDETLSTDEACRFASFRLAAYLAERCADIKADEVRRYELAPADEKLPGVVYVMQMLGQNPEIIDFHVYGQLAGTTMIPTMLHPNEILDGAVTTFLGAHCTVCSDKQYMYEVQNSPVIEEFFEQHGKRLRFLGVILHNEVTTLEGKQRASLFTAKLAKLIGAEGAVLVTEGHGNPDEDIMLNVKNLEEAGVKTVIISDELGGRDGKSPGLADWVPECDAMVSVGNTHQLLAIPERLEALIGNPASLELVRAAIGRGPEEPEHFYTELIHIPCSCAQAGISRLSADWI, encoded by the coding sequence TTGAAACTAGATCTTCATAAGATAAACATCAGGGGCCTTGAGTGGGGAGAAAAGACCACCGTCAAAGACGGCGTCCTTTATGTCAATAGGGACGAGGCCATAGCGTCATGCGGTGACTTTCCCGTGGTTGCGGGCTTTTCTCTGCATATCGCACGCCCCGGAGAGAATGTCAGGATCATCCCGGTCAAGGCCGCCATCGAGCCAAGGTGCAAGCTCTCTTCGGAGGGCGCGGTCTTTCCCGGCATTGTCGGCGGGATGAAACAGGCCGGTATCGGCGCGACGCTGGCGCTGAAAAACTGCGCGGTGCTAGTGACCGAAAGCGGCGACGAAGGCTTAAAGTGCCGCACGGGCGGACTCGTGGATATGAGCGGTCCCGCCGCCGAATATACGCCATTTTCAAAGACCTTCAATCTGGTGCTGGAGGCCCATGTGAGGCCGGAGAGGCTCAAGGATGAGACTCTTTCAACGGACGAGGCCTGCCGCTTCGCCTCTTTCCGACTCGCCGCCTATCTCGCGGAACGCTGCGCGGATATCAAAGCCGACGAGGTCAGGCGTTATGAACTGGCGCCGGCAGACGAAAAGCTGCCAGGCGTCGTTTATGTGATGCAGATGCTGGGACAGAATCCCGAGATAATCGACTTCCACGTCTACGGGCAGCTCGCGGGAACGACGATGATCCCGACGATGCTACACCCCAACGAGATTCTCGACGGAGCGGTGACGACCTTCCTCGGCGCCCACTGCACCGTATGTTCGGACAAGCAGTATATGTACGAGGTGCAGAACAGCCCCGTGATCGAGGAATTTTTCGAGCAGCACGGGAAACGTCTCCGCTTCCTCGGCGTGATCCTGCACAACGAGGTGACGACGCTGGAGGGCAAGCAGCGCGCGAGCCTCTTTACCGCCAAGCTCGCAAAGCTCATCGGGGCGGAGGGGGCGGTCCTCGTCACTGAGGGACACGGCAATCCAGACGAGGATATTATGCTTAACGTTAAGAATCTTGAGGAGGCGGGCGTAAAAACCGTCATCATCTCCGACGAGCTCGGCGGCCGCGACGGAAAAAGCCCCGGCCTCGCCGACTGGGTGCCGGAGTGCGACGCGATGGTCAGCGTCGGCAACACGCACCAGCTGCTCGCCATACCGGAAAGGCTTGAGGCGCTGATCGGAAACCCAGCCTCGCTTGAGCTTGTGAGGGCGGCGATCGGCCGCGGGCCGGAGGAGCCGGAGCATTTTTACACCGAGCTCATCCATATACCATGTTCCTGCGCGCAGGCGGGCATTAGCCGCCTCTCCGCGGATTGGATATAA
- a CDS encoding GNAT family N-acetyltransferase → MIKTERLIMRKITADDFEAASRILGDAQVMYAWEHGFSEDEVRSWLGENATRYERDGFSFLAAVERSSGEIIGFIGPLVETIEGCRHFGIAYILGRERWGLGYATEGARASLAYAFERLGAERVIAEIRPENAASRRVAERLGMKTAGRFIKHYRGKDMPHLIYAISKEEWAASGQTPPAPESA, encoded by the coding sequence GTGATCAAGACAGAACGGCTCATAATGCGCAAAATAACCGCGGATGATTTTGAGGCCGCGTCACGGATACTTGGCGACGCGCAGGTGATGTATGCCTGGGAACACGGCTTCTCCGAGGATGAGGTGCGCTCGTGGCTCGGCGAAAACGCGACGAGATATGAGCGCGACGGATTCAGCTTCCTCGCGGCGGTCGAGAGATCCAGCGGCGAAATAATCGGCTTCATCGGCCCCCTTGTCGAGACCATAGAGGGATGCCGCCATTTTGGCATCGCCTACATATTAGGCAGAGAACGCTGGGGCTTGGGCTACGCCACGGAGGGAGCGCGGGCCTCCCTCGCCTATGCCTTTGAGCGTCTGGGGGCGGAACGGGTGATCGCCGAGATTCGGCCGGAGAACGCGGCCTCGCGCCGTGTCGCCGAGCGCCTCGGCATGAAAACGGCGGGCCGCTTTATAAAACATTACCGGGGAAAAGATATGCCGCACCTGATTTATGCAATCTCAAAAGAGGAGTGGGCGGCCTCCGGTCAGACGCCGCCAGCTCCCGAGTCGGCTTAA
- a CDS encoding GNAT family N-acetyltransferase, producing the protein MDRLQAFDENFFSFAEMLSGAPGGAALPFKAPSLAAASGQPYAGENYAIFGAGAENEDVSAALSFFSNRRAEFVAPWLPQTPYSLAQIFEERGLLRRRIYTSMYLPAESMRAGELPKDISRITENEALRWGEAAWYAFGGEASAGVDSYKRYGAYLATHKANSAFALESDGGYLSTALIHETAGTVGLYYFATLPEHRRHGFAARLMEGLTAALAHKGKPLVLLATEAGLPFYINYGFKVIDKVPICSLTEDI; encoded by the coding sequence AATTTCTTCTCCTTCGCGGAGATGTTAAGCGGCGCGCCCGGAGGCGCGGCCCTGCCCTTTAAGGCCCCGTCGCTCGCGGCGGCGAGCGGTCAGCCATACGCGGGTGAGAATTACGCGATCTTCGGCGCGGGCGCTGAGAATGAAGACGTCTCGGCGGCGCTCTCATTTTTCAGCAATCGCCGAGCGGAGTTCGTCGCTCCCTGGCTGCCGCAGACACCCTACAGCCTCGCGCAGATATTTGAGGAGCGCGGGCTGCTGCGCCGTCGGATATACACTTCGATGTACCTTCCCGCGGAAAGCATGCGCGCCGGTGAGCTGCCGAAGGATATTTCGCGGATAACGGAGAATGAGGCACTGAGATGGGGCGAGGCCGCCTGGTACGCCTTCGGCGGGGAAGCCTCTGCCGGCGTGGATTCTTACAAAAGGTACGGGGCCTATCTTGCCACGCACAAGGCCAACTCGGCCTTCGCGCTCGAGAGCGACGGGGGGTATCTTTCAACGGCGCTCATCCACGAGACTGCCGGGACAGTAGGCCTCTATTATTTCGCCACGCTGCCGGAACACCGCCGCCACGGCTTCGCCGCGCGCCTGATGGAGGGGCTCACAGCGGCGCTCGCGCATAAGGGCAAGCCGCTCGTGCTTCTCGCGACGGAGGCGGGGCTGCCCTTTTATATCAATTACGGCTTCAAGGTGATCGATAAGGTCCCCATCTGCTCGCTGACGGAGGATATTTAA